The following proteins are co-located in the Leptospira weilii genome:
- a CDS encoding enterotoxin A family protein, translating to MKKILMILIGSFLFGTIGNLYARRGRVIANPVDIVEAPYQSQVSSPPVESFYRADMLDPEQLRGSDGFWSAGMSTAPGNSDRSLFNHVTLGAHTGRSAYISATRALSDAHIFGNSNIPQDYYIYQIAGASNIFDVQRSLGPYTPSHARGDVVALFRITWGQVYGWYRVSFGVRGEFVHNPMFDRGRYGTTTSSPGYPELAGFPQGDPRWGNRFFANVARCDNSLRSSNGRCYLRDDKRDVDQKIYDKSYKKSKIPSLPIFKTPISKVASSKGVYLSLSSYLSGLCYVTSKTKIECRSILNNGKLSSIKETTISDTGYENSYMFGDINNDQKNDFCRLVAEGNRRTLLKCNLGDGNGRFPNEVNFGALDGGWASRGAADKRVIVKGIFGKAYFCRIVNGYEMACTELVRKNDGSGFAVFTQGETKKTNGSYYYSDLVRQESIFTDSNQDGIPDWCKVGYKAGDSQIYSECWWSENGNQFSKKVIFRNNIETKGVVAAANIMNSRIPDLCFIPEYQQNSSVVCYNFPNELLYYSSHQFNYATRLIEARNLMSENDNALCATEVRSRGKLMRLSCVSKDSKSSTGFSSVFSTLNFEDYGNVFNKKQTTIVYSNGRSLFCSIGQDTAGCVPLNQNAPSCQLITPAQMRSIGIDLGLENFQGKNECLELNTKEGCYREDGICYKWDY from the coding sequence ATGAAAAAAATTCTAATGATTCTGATCGGTTCCTTTTTATTCGGAACCATAGGAAATCTTTATGCACGTCGAGGGAGAGTAATTGCAAATCCGGTGGACATTGTTGAGGCGCCTTATCAAAGTCAGGTTTCTAGTCCACCTGTGGAGTCATTTTATCGGGCCGATATGTTGGATCCGGAGCAGCTTAGAGGTTCGGATGGATTTTGGTCGGCTGGAATGTCGACAGCTCCCGGTAATTCGGATCGTTCCCTTTTCAATCATGTTACTCTTGGTGCTCATACCGGGCGTTCTGCGTATATTAGCGCGACTAGAGCTTTAAGCGACGCTCATATTTTCGGGAATTCGAATATCCCTCAGGATTATTACATTTATCAAATTGCGGGAGCGTCTAATATTTTTGATGTACAACGATCGCTTGGGCCTTACACTCCATCGCATGCGAGAGGAGACGTTGTCGCATTATTTCGAATCACGTGGGGACAGGTTTATGGCTGGTACCGTGTTAGCTTTGGCGTCCGGGGAGAATTCGTACACAATCCTATGTTTGACAGAGGAAGGTATGGTACTACAACATCTTCCCCGGGATATCCGGAGTTAGCTGGGTTTCCTCAAGGTGATCCTCGGTGGGGAAATCGATTTTTTGCGAACGTTGCGAGGTGTGATAATTCTTTACGTTCAAGTAATGGAAGGTGTTATTTAAGAGACGACAAGCGTGATGTCGACCAGAAAATTTACGATAAGAGTTACAAAAAAAGCAAGATACCGAGTCTTCCTATATTTAAAACTCCAATCTCCAAAGTTGCGTCCAGTAAAGGAGTGTATCTAAGTTTATCCAGCTATCTATCCGGCCTTTGTTATGTTACTTCAAAAACTAAAATCGAATGCAGATCCATATTAAATAATGGAAAACTTAGTTCCATTAAAGAAACCACGATAAGCGATACAGGTTATGAAAATTCTTATATGTTTGGTGATATCAATAACGATCAGAAGAATGATTTTTGTCGTTTAGTGGCGGAGGGGAATCGCCGTACATTATTAAAATGTAATCTTGGAGATGGGAATGGAAGATTTCCTAATGAGGTAAATTTCGGGGCTTTAGACGGTGGTTGGGCATCACGAGGGGCCGCAGATAAGCGTGTGATTGTGAAAGGTATTTTTGGAAAAGCTTATTTTTGCCGTATTGTAAATGGGTATGAGATGGCTTGTACAGAGTTAGTCAGAAAAAATGATGGCAGTGGCTTTGCCGTTTTTACTCAGGGAGAAACTAAAAAAACTAATGGATCATATTATTATTCCGATTTGGTTAGGCAGGAGAGTATTTTTACGGATAGTAACCAAGACGGTATTCCTGACTGGTGTAAAGTCGGTTATAAAGCAGGAGATTCTCAAATTTATTCGGAATGTTGGTGGTCGGAAAACGGAAATCAATTTTCCAAAAAGGTAATCTTTAGAAATAATATAGAAACGAAAGGCGTAGTTGCTGCCGCAAATATCATGAATTCTAGAATACCGGATCTTTGTTTTATTCCCGAATATCAGCAAAACAGTTCTGTTGTATGTTATAATTTTCCGAACGAGCTTTTATATTACTCGTCGCATCAATTCAACTATGCGACTCGGCTTATCGAAGCAAGAAACCTTATGAGTGAAAATGACAATGCTCTTTGTGCAACCGAGGTCAGAAGCAGGGGTAAATTAATGAGACTTTCCTGCGTTTCAAAAGATTCTAAATCTTCTACGGGCTTTTCTTCCGTTTTTTCTACATTGAACTTTGAAGATTACGGGAATGTTTTTAATAAGAAGCAGACGACAATTGTTTATTCCAACGGAAGAAGTTTATTTTGTTCGATTGGACAAGATACTGCAGGATGTGTGCCACTCAATCAGAACGCTCCCAGTTGCCAGCTGATAACACCGGCTCAGATGAGATCTATCGGGATTGATCTGGGGCTGGAAAACTTTCAAGGGAAAAATGAATGTTTGGAATTGAATACCAAAGAAGGGTGTTATAGGGAGGACGGAATTTGTTATAAATGGGATTATTGA
- a CDS encoding FtsK/SpoIIIE family DNA translocase produces MESKDLKSTWNLQNGKMILPYVLLFTGIILILSLGSFDAGEHGVENNFFGRLGFYISYGMFFMFGAASFLPGFFMIGLGALRLVKEGLELTNRLLSLPIFLLCFAVTLQITGHVSTIPFASQGGLAGQLLSSGLEFVFGATGKVLIHLIFYFYGLILLLNESPLHFAGRILGAAGIKYRKGLQYGFGKSGENLGSFFQSAVEKFQRKRTNLPWFSAHTTTHSPNQFQQEIGPHKQTQGQKEASSLRDALHSTFGKEGRLSDLLSKVDVSSMVTSETSRIRFQNRGAFTGNFEEEGKVFRFQSVSPSLSEKIREQKTFSETSSGWEIIDFRTFDSSGIKPNVTLVSSFKDSDSSRGNELDRFVPSEEIGGKEEVSSEETGATGNSGFEKEFSKEERITSDSKEVLEESIEEKKTLDLEFSRGEISSENIETSAASKSQNVPLAEDHAHSSSNFSSEKKEDKIESTLPFPPTTLVPEFRSKRSIYHVPLKSLKTTATKIQDPLFKIESDKVARKIEEIIRQYGYESQVVSMERGPIITRYELSPPLGVKLGRITSLADELRLYLAVKNIRIVAPIPGKSTIGIEVPNSIREDVFLGDILHQNLSLRPKKDLSILIGKDISGKLVGIDLNKLPHLLVAGTTGSGKSVCLNSMISSLVVHLSPEEVRFIMIDPKMVELTLYEDIPHLLMPVITDPKKATRALAWAIQEMEARYHSVSKLKCRDFKTYNEKVEQGAHRDGYKKMPYIVIFIDELADLMMVSGKDLEDAITRITQKSRAVGIHLIMATQRPSVDVITGLIKANCPARMAFHVAQKTDSKIILDQNGAESLLGKGDFLYKSPTAADLIRIQSPYVSEEEIEKIVEEARKFGKPSYVDFDLDEETESSTVDEEDEQLFEQAWEIVRTDRKASASYLQRRMRIGYNKAARLMELMEERGYVSPQIGSKGREILRAS; encoded by the coding sequence ATGGAATCCAAAGACCTCAAATCTACCTGGAATTTGCAAAATGGAAAGATGATTCTCCCTTATGTATTACTCTTTACCGGGATTATATTGATTCTGTCTTTGGGTTCCTTCGACGCGGGAGAGCATGGAGTCGAGAACAACTTTTTCGGACGATTAGGATTTTATATTTCTTATGGAATGTTTTTTATGTTCGGAGCGGCCTCGTTTTTGCCCGGATTTTTTATGATCGGCCTCGGGGCGCTTCGGCTTGTCAAAGAAGGGTTGGAATTAACGAATCGACTTTTGTCTCTTCCCATATTTTTATTATGTTTCGCCGTAACCCTTCAAATCACCGGACATGTTTCTACGATTCCTTTCGCGTCCCAAGGAGGACTTGCGGGACAACTTCTTTCTTCGGGTTTGGAATTCGTCTTCGGTGCGACCGGTAAGGTGCTCATTCATCTCATTTTTTATTTTTACGGTTTAATACTTTTGTTAAACGAATCACCTCTTCATTTCGCGGGGAGGATTCTCGGAGCGGCGGGGATAAAATACAGGAAAGGATTACAGTACGGTTTCGGAAAGAGCGGAGAAAATCTCGGCTCTTTTTTTCAATCGGCGGTTGAAAAATTTCAAAGAAAGAGAACTAATCTACCTTGGTTTTCTGCACATACAACAACACATTCCCCGAACCAGTTTCAGCAAGAGATAGGTCCTCACAAACAAACTCAGGGACAAAAAGAAGCATCTTCGTTACGGGATGCGCTTCATTCCACTTTTGGAAAAGAAGGTAGGCTTTCCGATTTATTATCGAAGGTGGATGTGAGTTCCATGGTGACTTCGGAAACTTCTCGGATTCGTTTTCAAAACCGGGGAGCTTTTACCGGAAACTTCGAAGAAGAGGGTAAGGTGTTTCGTTTTCAATCCGTTTCTCCTTCCCTTTCGGAAAAAATTCGGGAACAAAAGACCTTTTCGGAAACCTCCTCCGGTTGGGAAATCATAGATTTTAGAACTTTCGATTCTTCGGGTATAAAACCTAATGTTACGTTAGTCTCTTCTTTTAAGGATTCCGATTCGAGCAGAGGAAACGAATTGGATCGTTTTGTTCCATCGGAAGAAATAGGGGGTAAGGAGGAAGTTTCGTCCGAAGAAACTGGAGCGACCGGGAACTCCGGATTCGAAAAAGAATTTTCTAAAGAAGAGCGCATTACTTCGGATTCTAAGGAAGTTTTGGAGGAATCTATCGAAGAAAAGAAAACCTTGGATTTGGAATTTTCTCGGGGGGAAATTTCTTCCGAAAACATAGAAACCTCCGCCGCTTCAAAATCTCAGAATGTTCCCTTGGCGGAGGATCATGCTCATTCATCCTCAAATTTTTCTTCGGAAAAAAAGGAAGATAAGATAGAATCGACTTTACCGTTTCCTCCTACGACTCTCGTTCCAGAATTCCGGTCCAAACGTTCCATCTATCACGTTCCTCTTAAAAGTTTGAAAACGACCGCTACGAAAATTCAAGATCCTTTATTTAAGATAGAATCGGATAAAGTAGCGCGTAAGATCGAAGAGATCATTCGCCAATATGGGTACGAATCTCAAGTTGTTTCTATGGAGCGCGGACCGATCATCACACGTTATGAACTCTCTCCGCCTTTGGGAGTCAAGCTCGGAAGAATTACTTCCCTTGCGGACGAGCTTCGTCTTTACCTCGCGGTAAAGAATATCCGGATCGTAGCCCCGATTCCGGGTAAGTCCACGATTGGGATTGAGGTTCCGAACAGCATAAGAGAAGACGTTTTTCTCGGAGATATTTTACATCAAAATTTAAGTCTTCGTCCGAAAAAGGATCTTTCCATTCTAATTGGAAAAGATATTTCCGGAAAGTTAGTCGGCATCGATCTAAATAAACTTCCGCATTTGCTTGTTGCAGGAACGACTGGCTCCGGTAAATCGGTTTGTTTAAATTCCATGATTTCTTCTTTAGTGGTACATCTTTCTCCGGAAGAAGTTCGTTTTATCATGATCGATCCGAAGATGGTGGAACTCACTTTGTACGAGGATATCCCCCATTTGTTGATGCCCGTTATCACCGATCCGAAAAAGGCGACTCGTGCCTTAGCTTGGGCGATTCAGGAAATGGAGGCCCGGTATCATTCCGTTTCCAAACTCAAATGCCGCGATTTTAAAACATATAATGAGAAAGTGGAACAGGGCGCACATCGAGACGGTTACAAAAAGATGCCGTATATAGTCATTTTTATCGACGAGCTTGCGGATCTGATGATGGTTTCGGGTAAGGATCTAGAAGACGCGATCACTCGAATCACTCAAAAATCCAGAGCGGTGGGGATTCACCTTATTATGGCGACACAACGTCCGTCCGTGGACGTGATCACCGGTCTCATCAAGGCCAACTGTCCTGCGCGTATGGCTTTTCATGTGGCTCAGAAAACGGATTCTAAGATTATTTTGGATCAAAACGGCGCGGAATCCCTTTTAGGCAAAGGGGATTTTCTTTATAAGTCTCCGACCGCCGCGGATTTAATTCGAATTCAATCTCCGTATGTTTCGGAGGAAGAGATCGAAAAGATTGTGGAAGAGGCGCGCAAGTTCGGCAAACCTTCTTATGTGGATTTCGATCTGGACGAAGAAACGGAAAGTTCGACGGTGGATGAAGAGGACGAACAACTTTTCGAACAAGCTTGGGAGATCGTTCGAACCGATCGTAAAGCTTCCGCAAGTTATTTGCAACGAAGAATGAGGATAGGTTATAATAAGGCCGCACGTTTGATGGAATTGATGGAAGAACGAGGATACGTCAGCCCTCAGATCGGTTCGAAAGGAAGAGAGATTTTAAGAGCTAGTTGA
- a CDS encoding HTH domain-containing protein: MNFLEFSIKVLKESNRPLTHIEIWEIGKEKGYDTRVSSKGKTPWQTIAARIYVDIRDNTNSPFIKLKLRPTKFFLKELMSKELEKLIQFDEDNSASIKKKELKFAERDLHKYLSYYLYNYHFIYSKTIFHENSNKKIFAQWAHPDVVGVHFTITDWENEVIDIARDVGSLGIKLFSYEIKIELNFGNLRESFFQAVSNSSWAHEGYLVVTNYDQDDEFYEEYKRLSNSFGIGLIFLDVDDPDSSRIIFQAKTKDFIDIDTMNKIATINPDFKEFLKRIRTDLTSREIRKEKYDKVEMVENLENKKGLRKVNEV; this comes from the coding sequence ATGAATTTTTTAGAATTTTCTATAAAGGTTTTGAAAGAATCTAATCGACCTCTAACTCATATTGAAATATGGGAAATTGGAAAAGAAAAAGGGTATGATACACGGGTAAGTTCTAAAGGAAAAACTCCGTGGCAAACTATTGCGGCTAGAATTTACGTAGATATTCGAGATAACACGAATTCTCCTTTCATTAAGCTAAAACTCCGCCCAACCAAATTTTTTTTAAAGGAGTTGATGTCGAAAGAATTAGAAAAATTAATTCAATTTGACGAAGATAATTCCGCTTCAATAAAAAAGAAAGAGTTAAAATTTGCCGAAAGAGATCTACATAAATATCTTTCTTATTATCTTTACAATTACCATTTTATATATTCTAAAACTATTTTTCATGAAAATTCAAATAAGAAAATTTTTGCTCAATGGGCACATCCTGATGTTGTCGGCGTTCATTTTACAATCACTGATTGGGAAAATGAAGTCATAGATATAGCAAGAGATGTAGGGTCATTAGGTATTAAATTATTTTCTTATGAAATTAAAATTGAACTTAATTTTGGAAATTTACGTGAATCGTTCTTTCAAGCCGTTTCAAATTCGTCGTGGGCTCATGAAGGTTATTTGGTTGTTACAAATTATGATCAGGACGATGAGTTTTATGAAGAATATAAAAGATTATCGAATTCTTTTGGAATAGGGTTGATCTTCTTAGACGTAGATGATCCGGACTCGTCACGAATTATTTTTCAGGCTAAAACTAAAGATTTTATAGACATAGACACTATGAACAAAATCGCGACAATCAATCCGGATTTTAAAGAGTTCTTGAAAAGGATTAGAACAGATCTTACTTCCAGAGAAATTCGCAAAGAAAAATATGATAAAGTAGAAATGGTTGAAAATCTTGAAAATAAAAAGGGTTTAAGAAAAGTAAACGAGGTTTAA
- a CDS encoding LolA family protein: MESKFDRSGSAQILESDKVSKVSDVSKKIPGDPVFLMKKTIILSFYILFLVLESSLLAQPAHNWNSPSEVVKQVKKKFNDLNSYKANFQIQTVSNRKSKNMKGVCLYKKGGRIRYQFSDPSGDEIVSDGKTLYIYIARLNAVGKQDLTLNKSNKSGPIFSSFTDEGLSRIFRKYHYKFDSIEQPQTSSKDGRKYFVLNLEQREKIGGFETMLLYVDAETYFIQKAVASDGRGKETTVEFSNLEINPDLEDGQFNFHIGGNAKIINNPLVSEQ, from the coding sequence ATGGAATCAAAATTCGACAGATCGGGGTCGGCCCAAATTTTAGAAAGTGACAAGGTTTCCAAGGTGTCCGATGTTAGTAAAAAAATCCCGGGAGATCCGGTTTTTCTCATGAAAAAAACAATCATTCTCTCTTTTTATATTTTATTTTTAGTCTTAGAGTCTTCTCTCCTGGCGCAACCCGCGCATAATTGGAATTCTCCTTCCGAAGTCGTTAAACAGGTGAAGAAGAAGTTCAATGATCTGAATTCCTACAAGGCCAATTTTCAGATCCAAACCGTTTCCAATAGAAAGAGCAAAAATATGAAAGGCGTCTGTCTTTACAAAAAAGGCGGAAGAATTCGGTATCAATTTAGTGATCCTTCCGGGGATGAGATCGTTTCCGACGGAAAAACTTTGTATATCTACATAGCCCGTCTGAATGCGGTGGGAAAACAGGATCTTACACTCAATAAATCAAATAAATCCGGCCCAATCTTTTCCAGTTTTACGGATGAGGGCCTTTCCAGAATTTTTAGAAAGTACCACTATAAGTTCGATTCGATTGAACAACCACAAACTTCTTCCAAGGATGGACGTAAATACTTTGTACTCAATTTGGAACAAAGGGAAAAAATAGGCGGTTTCGAAACCATGCTCCTTTACGTGGATGCGGAAACGTATTTTATTCAAAAAGCGGTCGCAAGCGACGGAAGAGGAAAGGAAACTACGGTAGAATTTTCCAACTTGGAAATCAATCCGGATCTGGAAGACGGACAGTTTAACTTTCATATCGGCGGAAACGCAAAAATTATAAACAACCCGCTTGTGTCGGAACAATAA
- a CDS encoding helix-turn-helix domain-containing protein: MNQKRVGQILREAREEKKLSVKDVAKETNISVKYILALETEDYSQFPGETFTMGFLKNYGSYLKLDTGQLINLYRGEKIEESQAPLEELTRPTTSYYTKINVDKNKIFTIASVLIILISAYLIIDSFIDPSSGDDAVEESGKKLDIPENIDFLTRSIPENRSESFILTPDKGVSFSVSNQQCKLFIDSVEKGGALNTAVLAFNVYPELTVYKFRLNEGQEKVLSYTIPEISSLRRNVRIIAQAVTENSAKVLVTLSEEEQKQENKNNTIDNTKTLGDVPIQVTLFFNKVSYAEFIIDGQMGFRGLVQANETKSLEAKDRLELKVGDGSAVEMIQNGKPKITLGRPGKLVKKIFVKTQNPYDSTQSIIKELGE, from the coding sequence TTGAATCAGAAAAGAGTAGGGCAAATTCTCCGCGAGGCGAGAGAAGAAAAAAAACTCAGTGTCAAAGATGTAGCGAAAGAAACCAATATCTCCGTGAAATACATTCTTGCGCTTGAGACCGAGGATTATTCCCAGTTTCCGGGTGAAACTTTCACCATGGGTTTTTTGAAAAATTACGGGAGTTATCTCAAGCTCGATACCGGACAATTGATCAATTTGTATCGGGGGGAAAAGATCGAAGAATCCCAAGCTCCGCTCGAAGAACTGACTCGTCCGACCACTTCGTATTATACGAAAATCAATGTGGATAAGAACAAGATCTTTACGATTGCGTCCGTATTGATCATCCTTATTTCTGCGTACCTCATCATCGATAGTTTTATAGACCCTTCTTCCGGGGACGATGCGGTCGAGGAATCCGGTAAAAAACTGGATATTCCCGAAAACATAGATTTCCTTACCCGTTCCATTCCGGAAAACCGAAGCGAATCATTCATTCTCACGCCCGATAAGGGAGTGAGTTTTTCCGTGAGCAACCAACAGTGTAAACTGTTTATCGACTCCGTGGAAAAAGGAGGAGCCTTAAATACAGCGGTTCTCGCATTTAACGTATATCCCGAACTTACCGTGTATAAATTCCGTCTGAACGAGGGGCAAGAAAAAGTCCTGAGTTATACAATTCCGGAAATTTCCAGTCTTAGGCGCAATGTTCGGATCATCGCGCAGGCCGTGACTGAAAATTCCGCAAAAGTTCTTGTAACGTTAAGCGAAGAGGAACAAAAACAGGAAAATAAGAACAATACGATAGACAACACTAAAACGTTAGGCGACGTTCCAATCCAAGTGACCTTGTTTTTCAACAAGGTGAGTTATGCGGAATTTATCATCGACGGTCAGATGGGATTTAGAGGTCTTGTCCAAGCGAATGAAACCAAAAGTCTGGAAGCAAAGGATCGTCTCGAACTGAAAGTGGGAGACGGTTCTGCCGTGGAGATGATTCAAAACGGAAAACCTAAGATCACCTTAGGGCGTCCGGGAAAACTCGTGAAGAAAATATTCGTGAAAACGCAAAATCCTTATGATAGTACTCAGTCCATCATCAAGGAGTTGGGAGAGTAG
- the rimO gene encoding 30S ribosomal protein S12 methylthiotransferase RimO → MDKKFYITTLGCPKNTADSMSMHHSLLEEGFTPATFAEESDFHFINTCTFIQSATEETIQTILSAAQVKKQNHQKLVVVGCFAERYPDNISSEIPEVDLFFGTGKYAQAGKILREKFPDLSPSKREFNDSLLERWKLSSGIENYSKPYAYVKVSDGCNRGCSFCIIPSFRGKFRESPVEDILRDADRAIRAGAKEICLVSQDTVYYGRDSEVLLDMVRKVAEIGSLEILRLLYLYPDKKTEKLIHLMGETPKIAPYLESPLQHVSSKILKLMNRTGESSAFKDLFALAREVKPGLEIRTSFIIGYPGEEPDDVDQVLRFIEETRPEKVNLFSYSPQEGTKGAELKQTVPEKEKSKRINLIRDAHLAILEEIHESRIGQTYDAIVDSVEDGQAVVRRFQDAPEMDEVVYVDDVSLIPGMIGKIRIDSFYEYDMNGTWISK, encoded by the coding sequence TTGGACAAGAAGTTCTACATCACCACTCTCGGTTGTCCCAAAAATACCGCGGACTCTATGAGTATGCATCATTCTCTTTTGGAAGAGGGATTTACTCCGGCCACTTTTGCGGAAGAGTCCGATTTTCATTTCATCAATACCTGCACTTTCATTCAATCGGCTACGGAAGAAACGATTCAGACAATTTTGTCTGCGGCCCAGGTCAAAAAACAAAATCACCAGAAACTGGTCGTGGTAGGTTGTTTTGCGGAACGATATCCGGACAATATCAGCTCTGAAATTCCGGAAGTGGATCTGTTTTTCGGCACGGGTAAATATGCACAAGCGGGTAAAATACTACGGGAAAAATTTCCGGACCTTTCCCCTTCGAAACGAGAATTCAATGATAGTCTATTAGAAAGATGGAAACTATCTTCCGGGATCGAAAATTATTCCAAACCGTACGCCTATGTGAAGGTTTCCGACGGTTGTAACCGCGGATGTTCGTTTTGTATCATTCCTTCCTTTCGAGGTAAGTTTCGGGAATCTCCCGTGGAAGATATTCTCCGGGATGCGGACCGTGCGATCCGTGCGGGCGCTAAAGAAATTTGTCTGGTTTCCCAAGACACCGTATATTACGGAAGGGATTCCGAAGTCCTTTTGGATATGGTCCGCAAAGTTGCGGAGATCGGTTCCCTGGAAATTTTAAGGCTCTTGTATTTGTATCCGGATAAAAAAACCGAAAAGTTGATTCATCTGATGGGAGAAACTCCGAAAATCGCTCCGTATCTGGAATCTCCTTTGCAACATGTATCTTCCAAAATTCTGAAGTTGATGAATCGAACCGGGGAGAGTTCCGCTTTCAAGGATCTTTTTGCCTTGGCGAGAGAGGTCAAACCCGGCCTCGAAATTCGGACTTCGTTTATCATCGGTTATCCCGGAGAGGAACCGGATGACGTGGATCAGGTTCTGCGGTTTATTGAGGAAACCAGGCCGGAAAAGGTAAATCTGTTTTCATACTCTCCGCAGGAAGGAACCAAAGGCGCGGAGTTAAAACAAACCGTTCCCGAAAAAGAAAAATCGAAACGAATCAATCTGATCCGGGATGCACATTTGGCGATCTTGGAGGAGATTCACGAATCTCGTATCGGTCAAACTTACGATGCGATTGTGGATTCTGTCGAAGACGGCCAAGCAGTTGTCCGCAGATTCCAGGACGCCCCCGAAATGGACGAGGTCGTGTATGTGGACGACGTTTCCCTGATTCCGGGTATGATCGGAAAAATACGGATCGATTCCTTTTACGAATACGATATGAACGGAACCTGGATTTCTAAATGA